A window of Mycolicibacterium madagascariense genomic DNA:
CCACCCTCGACAAGCTGTGGGTGCTCTCGAGCCTCATCCGCTCCGACGCGCTCGAGTCGCGACTGCGCCTGCGCGCCCTGCTGATCTGGCTGAGAACCCTTGCGGCCCTTCCCAAGGCGTTCCTTGCGACACCTCGCCCACGGAGGCACGAACGCATGGCCAGCCTGCGGGCCAATCTGCGCTACGTCGTCACCGGGCGCCGCGATGGCCTCGAGGTCACCGGGTGATCGACGCCTGACGTGCGCGTGCAGCCGCACGCGCATCGCTTCCCGTTCAGAGGAGACCCACCGTGAAGCAGAAGGACACGCTGCCGTCGCAGGGCGTTCACGTCGATCCGACGCCGGAGCCGCTTCCCCGTCGGTCGTGGCATCCGGACGTCGACGAGGCACTCGCCAGCGCGGAGATGGAGACCTTCCGGTCGGTGCTCGTCGTGGGCGACCAGGACGTGCGCACCTCGATTCTGCACGAGCTGTCGGAGTACCACGGGTACACGCCCGATGAATGCCTGAAACGCTGTCTGCACTGGGAGGATTGGAGCGTCGAGGAGTGGGCGGCCGCCGACCGTTCGACTCCGGAGGGCATCCAGGAGTTCTACCAGTCCGTGCAGTCGTGGGCATTCGACCTCATGTGGTACGCCTACCTGCAGACCACCGGTGACGGCTATCCGGCGTCGGTGATCGCCGCGCGGTTCGCCCAGGCGGTGGGAACGGGTCGCGATCATCTGGACTTCGGCTCGGGTACCGGCACGACCGCGCAACTCTTCGCGCGCCTCGGCTTTCGCACCACGATGGCCGACATCTCCGAGCCGCTGCTGACCTACGCCGGCTGGCGCGTGGAACGCCATGGCGACCAGGCGAAGCGGATCCTGTTGACGACCGACGAGCTACCCACCGATGCCTACGACGTCATCACCGCGCTCGACACGTTGGTCCACGTCACCGATTTCGACGCGACGGCCCGCGACCTCCGTCGCGCCATCCGCGACGGCGGGTACCTCCTGGCCAACTTCGACATCCGCAAGGACGCCCACGGCTCGCAGTGGCATCTCTACGACGACGTCCACGACGTCGAACATCGGCTCCGCGCAGCCGGTTTCGTCCGCACCCACAGCTTCGCCGGTATCACCAACTGCTACCGCGCGGTCGACCCGACGCGACCGGTCTTCAAGCTGGCGATGGCGGCCGATGCCGCCACCCTGCCGGTCAAGCGTGGCAGGGACCGGGCGCGCGACGCCGTGCGCGCGGCACGCGCGAAGGCGCGAAAGGCCGTGCGCGGCAACTGATTGGTGCTCCCGGCCGTCGACTCAGGTGTCGCGGCCGGGGGTCCGCGACAGTCGGTACGCCACGGCGGTCAGGGAGATCAGGACCCACATGAGCGTCCAGATCTGAAGGAATCCCGCCATGTCGAGGAACAGGCTGACGACCGCGTACGCCGAGATCGACGCGGCGATCCCGATGAACAGCTGGGCGCGCTGACGGTCGCACCGCCCGGCGCGCGCATTGCGGAACGCCCGGAAGGCCAGGACGACGGTCGTGCCGATCAGCAGCACGTAGGCGAGGAAGCCGAACACGCCGGTCTCGGACAACGCCTTCAGGTACTGATCGTCCAGGGTCGGCACGCCCGCGCCGGACGAGCTCGCCCCGGTCGCACGGGCGTACATCCCGAAGGGCGTGATGTCGAAGGGCAGCGCGCTCGTCACGGCGGCCCGCTGTGCGACCGAACTGTCGGCGCTGAAGATCGTGGCGTACTTGGTGACGAAGGGCACCTGGAGCAGCAGGGCGGCGCCGATGACCGCGGCGCAGCTCGCGAAGATGGTGACGGTACGACGAATCGGCCAGTAGCAGGCCATGACTGCCATGCTGACCACCAATCCGACCGTGCCCGATCGGGAGAGCGTGGCGGCGCTGCCCGCCACGATGACGGCCGACGCGACGGCCCACGGCCACCACCGCTTGCCCTGGGCGCGCAAGCTCAGGGTCATGGCGAGCGCCAGGGGGAAGATGACGATGAGCACGCATGCGAGTTCCAGTGGGTGCGAGGCACTTCCCTGCGCGCGGATCATCCCGCCGCGGAACACGTCGTCGACGGTGAACGGGATGCCCGCGCCGTCGACCGTTCCCGGGATGCGAAGCACCGGACCGGTCGCCGAGCCGGTGACGATGGCCAGCAGCGCCAGCGTGGCACTCAGGCAGGCGCCCGCCACCAGTCCCTTGATGACGCGCAGCAGCCCGGCAGCACTGTGGATCACGGTGAACACGAACAACACCACGAGAACGAGCAGGAGCTGGACGACGAAGATCGGATCGATGTTCGGTGCCGGGGTCGGACGCGTCATCTGCGCGCCGTAGGCCACCATCACGCTCAGCGCGTAGATGGTCAGGACCGGGCCGAGGATCGCCAGCCGGTACGGCGACCGCTGCCCCGTCAGGCGGGTGAGCACCCACAGGCCGGCCCCCGCGAACAGGAGGAAACGGGCGGGGCTGAGACCCAGCGGTACCAGGGGCAGCAGATCCGTTTGACGAAAGCCGATGAGCAGGAACGCCGTAACGGCCAACACCCGCGATCCGGCCTCGCCGGGAGGGGCGTATCCCTCGGACGGCCGCGCACCGACGGGAGCGTCGAGGAACCGCGTCGTCATCGTGGCGTCCCCGTGCTCACTCCGGCCAGCCAGCCGACTGCTGCAGGGCGTGTCCATTCCTCACCAGCGCGTGGGCGCCCTGCACCCCTCCGCGCTCGGGCAGCTCCTCGTCCTCCTGGACGCGGGGCTCCTCGACATCCCTTGGGCGAGAACGGCGTCGGCGATCGATGAGGGTCTCCACGGTCCACGACACCAGCAGGCCGGCGAGCAGGGCCGCCGCGGCGAAGATGGCAGCCGCGCGCACCTGCGCCTTCGCGACGCCGGACGTGGTGTCCTGCGGCGGCACGATCTCCTGCAATTTGGCCATGTTCGTCGGCTGGCCGACCGCTGCGTCGATCTGCAGGGAGGTGAGCAGCTGGCCCGCCTTGACGGACAGGCGCTCGGCCCCGGCATGCGCGCTCTGTTCGTTGGGACCCGTGACGTCGAACTGGATCACCGACGTGGGTTCGGGGAACCGGAGGTTGTCCCGCAGGTTGGTCACCGAGTAGCCCGTCGCCCCTGCACCCTCGACGAACGCGGCGGTGTCGGAGGACTGCAGCGCAACCACCAAGGTACTTGCCAGCTGGGTCGTGCGATCGGTGAGGTTGAGCATCGGGTTCGGCACCGACTGGTCCTCCAGGTACCAGGGCGGCACCACCAGGACCGACATCTGGCTCTGAGCCTCGCCGTTCGTGCTCTTGAAACCGACGTAGCCTGCGGATGCAGCGAATACGACGATGATCACCAGGACGATCGGCCGTCGCACCAATCGTCGCCACAACGTACTGAGACTCATGACCCTACCTTTGCGAAATTCACCGGAAGCGGCTGATTCCCCACGACGATAACATGCATTCGGGTTGGGTTCCAGTTTGCTGGAGCGACTGGAGCAACGACATGATTGGCTTTGCAAGCAACCGGACGCAGGCGTCAGGGCCCAGGCAGGACCCGGAACGTCGACCCGGCTTCGGTCCGGTTCGCCTGCGCCCAGGCGGCGGCGTCGTCGATCGTGTAGGGCTGCCCGTACTGCATCGGCGTGCCCGACACCAGCGCGATGTCGTTGTCGCTGAACACCAATCCCGCAGGCGATGACGCGACGGGTGCGTGATAGACGTAGGCGCCCGACGCCCGCGTGATGCGGTTCTTCGTCACGACGACGTCCGCGGGCAGATCCCAACCGTAGGACGTCAATTGCGCCCGGTTCTCCTTGTCGGGTCTGGCCGCACCACCCCATCCGCCCCCGCCGTCGGCGAGGTCGTTGTCGTCGATCAGGACGTGGTGGAGTCCCCCGCCGGGCTGAGCGGTCCAGAACTCGAGGTTGTGCGAGTTGTCGTGAAACGAGTTCTTGGTGACCCGAATGTCGGTCGTCGTGCCGGATCCCTGACAGGTGAAGGCCGAGTCGTACACCTCGTACACCTCGTTGCCCTGCACCACCCAGTTCGCGCAGGAATCAAGGCACTCAATGCCATTGCCGTACCTGACCTTGTCGTCGGCGTAGCCAATGAGGAACGATCCCCCGATGTGGTGGATGTCGTCGTTGGTGATGCGGACGTTCACGACCGGGTCGTCCTGACCGCGGATCGCGTGCCCGCCGCACTCCCTCAGCTCGATGCCGTCGACTTCGGTGTTGGAATGCAGCCGAATCAGGACGGCGTCGGGCGCCGCCCGCAGATCCGGGGCGAGCGTCGTGGGATTGCCCGGCGACAGCACGTAGAGAGCGGTGCCGTCGTCGAAGAAGTCCCACGGCGCCCGAAGGTCGGTCAGCGCAGCCTTCTTCGCGCCGTGGATGACGTTCCCGGTCGCCAGGAAGCCGATGTTCGCGCCCGCGTCGGTCCATCCGCCATGCGTCGCAGGGTCGTTCAGATCGATGCGCCACACGTTGGGTGCAGTCGTCGTCCACGCCGCCGGGACGTTCAGGATCTTGGCGTTGGTGATGACGGGCTTGGCGCCCAATCCGTAGGCGCCGATCAGGAACCGGTGATCGCCATCCGGCGTGGGAACGCGATCGATGCTGCCGAAATACACTGCGTCGCGCCGGAACAGGAGCTGATCGCCCGCGGTGTAGTTCTGCGCCATCGCCCTCGCGATCGACTTCCACGGC
This region includes:
- a CDS encoding YveK family protein, producing MSLSTLWRRLVRRPIVLVIIVVFAASAGYVGFKSTNGEAQSQMSVLVVPPWYLEDQSVPNPMLNLTDRTTQLASTLVVALQSSDTAAFVEGAGATGYSVTNLRDNLRFPEPTSVIQFDVTGPNEQSAHAGAERLSVKAGQLLTSLQIDAAVGQPTNMAKLQEIVPPQDTTSGVAKAQVRAAAIFAAAALLAGLLVSWTVETLIDRRRRSRPRDVEEPRVQEDEELPERGGVQGAHALVRNGHALQQSAGWPE
- a CDS encoding O-antigen ligase family protein, whose amino-acid sequence is MTTRFLDAPVGARPSEGYAPPGEAGSRVLAVTAFLLIGFRQTDLLPLVPLGLSPARFLLFAGAGLWVLTRLTGQRSPYRLAILGPVLTIYALSVMVAYGAQMTRPTPAPNIDPIFVVQLLLVLVVLFVFTVIHSAAGLLRVIKGLVAGACLSATLALLAIVTGSATGPVLRIPGTVDGAGIPFTVDDVFRGGMIRAQGSASHPLELACVLIVIFPLALAMTLSLRAQGKRWWPWAVASAVIVAGSAATLSRSGTVGLVVSMAVMACYWPIRRTVTIFASCAAVIGAALLLQVPFVTKYATIFSADSSVAQRAAVTSALPFDITPFGMYARATGASSSGAGVPTLDDQYLKALSETGVFGFLAYVLLIGTTVVLAFRAFRNARAGRCDRQRAQLFIGIAASISAYAVVSLFLDMAGFLQIWTLMWVLISLTAVAYRLSRTPGRDT
- a CDS encoding class I SAM-dependent methyltransferase — protein: MKQKDTLPSQGVHVDPTPEPLPRRSWHPDVDEALASAEMETFRSVLVVGDQDVRTSILHELSEYHGYTPDECLKRCLHWEDWSVEEWAAADRSTPEGIQEFYQSVQSWAFDLMWYAYLQTTGDGYPASVIAARFAQAVGTGRDHLDFGSGTGTTAQLFARLGFRTTMADISEPLLTYAGWRVERHGDQAKRILLTTDELPTDAYDVITALDTLVHVTDFDATARDLRRAIRDGGYLLANFDIRKDAHGSQWHLYDDVHDVEHRLRAAGFVRTHSFAGITNCYRAVDPTRPVFKLAMAADAATLPVKRGRDRARDAVRAARAKARKAVRGN
- a CDS encoding right-handed parallel beta-helix repeat-containing protein; protein product: MAHQPRPRRRLRSARLGGGVLVVVLLLVGLAIAGAHSMQRSTGPASDDASAALPPPKPPPGRVAFHVSPDGDDANPGTLDRPWKSIARAMAQNYTAGDQLLFRRDAVYFGSIDRVPTPDGDHRFLIGAYGLGAKPVITNAKILNVPAAWTTTAPNVWRIDLNDPATHGGWTDAGANIGFLATGNVIHGAKKAALTDLRAPWDFFDDGTALYVLSPGNPTTLAPDLRAAPDAVLIRLHSNTEVDGIELRECGGHAIRGQDDPVVNVRITNDDIHHIGGSFLIGYADDKVRYGNGIECLDSCANWVVQGNEVYEVYDSAFTCQGSGTTTDIRVTKNSFHDNSHNLEFWTAQPGGGLHHVLIDDNDLADGGGGWGGAARPDKENRAQLTSYGWDLPADVVVTKNRITRASGAYVYHAPVASSPAGLVFSDNDIALVSGTPMQYGQPYTIDDAAAWAQANRTEAGSTFRVLPGP